One window of the Trifolium pratense cultivar HEN17-A07 linkage group LG2, ARS_RC_1.1, whole genome shotgun sequence genome contains the following:
- the LOC123904026 gene encoding uncharacterized protein LOC123904026 produces the protein MNWFSEHLRKEVGNGVHSLLWDDPWMEGVALSVRYPGLYVLTEEKDAFLKDIVHFEGGEWKFKWIRSLSQEELYWEEELNGKIQGLSLNFDGEDRWVWSRGNYSVKEAYDSIMEGMVAEGQCNSAVVWNGLVPLKVAVFVWRLIQNRVPTKDNLFKRGVLNESQIGCANGCEAVESASHLFFECPTSVTVWQQILAWLKLSSALHNNVSANLNQFASLLGSGRMKEARLSVIWFVSIWVLWKNERIFKDSNRTQENLVEEIKVVMEMVNRHS, from the coding sequence ATGAATTGGTTTTCGGAACATCTAAGAAAAGAAGTGGGGAATGGTGTACATTCTCTTCTCTGGGATGACCCTTGGATGGAAGGAGTAGCTCTTAGTGTTAGGTATCCTGGTCTTTATGTGTTAACTGAAGAAAAAGATGCATTTTTGAAGGACATTGTTCATTTTGAAGGAGGAGAGTGGAAGTTTAAATGGATAAGAAGTTTATCTCAAGAAGAACTGTATTGGGAAGAGGAGTTGAATGGTAAAATTCAAGGTCtgagtttgaattttgatggAGAGGATAGATGGGTGTGGTCAAGAGGTAACTATTCAGTAAAGGAAGCGTATGATTCAATAATGGAAGGAATGGTGGCTGAAGGTCAATGTAATTCTGCAGTTGTTTGGAATGGCTTGGTGCCGCTAAAGGTGGCAGTTTTCGTGTGGAGGTTGATTCAAAATAGGGTACCAACAAAggataatttatttaaaagggGGGTCTTGAATGAATCTCAAATTGGGTGTGCAAATGGGTGTGAAGCGGTAGAAAGTGCTTCACATTTGTTTTTCGAATGTCCTACAAGTGTGACAGTTTGGCAACAAATCTTGGCGTGGTTGAAATTATCATCTGCTCTGCATAACAATGTGTCGGCAAACTTGAACCAATTTGCAAGTTTGTTAGGCAGTGGCAGAATGAAGGAAGCTCGTTTAAGTGTTATATGGTTTGTGAGTATATGGGTTTTATGGAAAAATGAGAGGATCTTTAAGGATTCAAATAGAACTCAGGAAAATTTGGTAGAAGAAATAAAAGTTGTCATGGAAATGGTTAACAGGCACAGCTAG
- the LOC123906516 gene encoding uncharacterized protein LOC123906516: MTILSLLPTNYSGFLHQGTPFLPSKFSARVGCYHRDVSLTPQMICRAKIKQKYSNHISTKFVTSATRNDLHHISYDDSPEEPFLITLIKESLWGLKSLFSFLIEQPSQLKYIEWPSFSNTLRTATLTLVIVAFLLVALSSVDSALSYLLNLALRKSI; encoded by the exons ATGACGATTCTTTCTCTGTTGCCAACAAACTATTCag GTTTTCTTCACCAAGGTACTCCTTTTCTGCCATCAAAGTTTTCAGCGAGAGTTGGTTGTTATCACAGAGATGTTTCTCTTACACCACAAATG ATTTGTAGAGCaaagataaaacaaaaatattcaaACCATATTAGCACCAAATTTGTGACGTCTGCTACAAGAAATGATCTCCATCATATAAGCTATGATGATTCGCCTGAAGAGCCCTTTTTGATAACATTGATTAAAGAATCCTTATG GggtttaaaatctttattttcatttttgattGAGCAACCTAGCCAGCTGAAGTACATAGAGTGGCCAAGCTTTAGTAATACG TTGAGGACTGCAACACTTACTCTTGTTATTGTTGCATTTCTTCTTGTTGCGTTATCATCTGTTGATTCGGCTCTCAGCTACCTTTTGAATTTAGCGCTTCGGAAGAGCATATAA